Proteins co-encoded in one Populus trichocarpa isolate Nisqually-1 chromosome 10, P.trichocarpa_v4.1, whole genome shotgun sequence genomic window:
- the LOC7491635 gene encoding uncharacterized protein LOC7491635, translated as MSEDNSRDASPVHHEEDVYQYGYPRCDTSNSMASSSNDSPFFGIYDSMSLLESGLYQQKYGDISDHYHRKQDKAWDSIDSRLLMLLEFFRELFIRRREVLKKLFPELHDEFLGVFKKMGNINLSIEKPGQVKTRALHRSLSVGSPRIPSRNGGESPLRLERFKVRTVIPGGGGQGDTDKGGGQGDTDKGGGTSGDDGKVK; from the coding sequence ATGTCCGAGGACAATTCTCGTGACGCTTCTCCGGTGCATCACGAAGAGGATGTTTATCAATATGGTTATCCTAGGTGTGATACAAGTAACTCCATGGCATCAAGCTCAAATGATTCTCCATTTTTTGGGATATATGATTCTATGTCATTATTGGAAAGTGGTCTGTACCAGCAAAAATACGGCGACATAAGTGATCATTATCATAGAAAACAAGACAAGGCATGGGATTCGATTGATTCAAGGTTGCTAATGTTGCTAGAATTTTTTAGAGAACTTTTTATTCGAAGAAGGGaagttttaaagaaattattccCGGAGTTACATGATGAATTTTTGGGGGTGTTCAAGAAAATGGGTAACATTAATTTGTCCATAGAAAAGCCTGGTCAAGTCAAGACTAGGGCATTGCATAGAAGCTTGAGTGTTGGCTCGCCAAGAATACCTTCAAGAAATGGAGGTGAATCGCCATTAAGGCTTGAGAGGTTCAAGGTTCGCACGGTGATTCCTGGCGGCGGTGGCCAAGGGGACACTGACAAGGGCGGTGGCCAAGGTGACACTGACAAGGGTGGTGGCACATCTGGTGACGATGGAAAAGTCAAATAG
- the LOC18102771 gene encoding beta-D-glucosyl crocetin beta-1,6-glucosyltransferase: protein MPKHLLGNLMQAFDKASSSFSNILTTLKPDLLICDFFQPWALALALSLNIPTLQFVISGNEANSVAVHALKNSGNQRLCLFKALASNQEGEKTEITEWLNKKDTSSVIFVSFGTENYLSKEERGELALGLLLSKVNFIWVLRFAQGEKISAKEALPEGFFDMVGERGLIVEEWAPQKRISSHPGIGGFLSHCGWNSVLESMRFGDPIIAMPLYMDQPLNAGFVVEVGAGLKIHLFEYLI from the exons ATGCCGAAGCATCTCCTGGGAAACTTGATGCAAGCATTTGATAAGGCAAGCAGTAGCTTCTCCAACATTTTGACAACATTAAAGCCAGATTTGCTTATTTGTGATTTCTTTCAGCCATGGGCTCTTGCGCTGGCTTTATCACTGAATATTCCAACCCTTCAGTTTGTGATTAGTGGCAATGAGGCAAATTCTGTTGCAGTTCATGCCCTCAAGAACTCAGGTAATCA AAGATTGTGCTTGTTCAAGGCCCTAGCTAGTAATCAAGAAGGTGAAAAAACAGAAATCACAGAATGGCTTAACAAGAAAGACACATCTTCAgtcatttttgtttcatttggcACTGAAAATTATTTGTCAAAGGAGGAAAGAGGAGAGCTGGCACTTGGACTACTGCTTAGCAAAGTAAACTTTATATGGGTCCTAAGGTTTGCTCAAGGAGAGAAAATTAGTGCAAAAGAAGCATTGCCTGAGGGTTTCTTTGATATGGTTGGAGAAAGGGGACTGATAGTCGAGGAATGGGCTCCACAGAAGAGAATTTCGAGTCATCCTGGCATTGGTGGATTTCTGAGTCACTGTGGTTGGAATTCTGTGTTGGAGAGCATGAGATTTGGTGATCCAATAATAGCTATGCCTTtgtatatggatcaacctttgaATGCTGGATTTGTAGTGGAGGTAGGAGCTGGTTTGAAAATCCACTTGTTcgaatatttgatttga
- the LOC7491634 gene encoding uncharacterized protein LOC7491634 translates to MKNMGSNIGSSGRLSTEEINEEEEIPRLDISKFQAREEEIERKKMEVREKVELQLGRAEEETRRLTHIWEELEVLADPLRKDVAIARKKIDMANKELKPLGQSCQKKEKEYKEALEAFNEKNREKAQLVATLMELLTESEKQRMKKLEELNKIMESIR, encoded by the exons ATGAAAAACATGGGAAGTAATATTGGCAGCAGTGGGAGGCTATCGACAGAAGAGATCAATGAAGAAGAGGAGATTCCAAGGCTGGACATATCCAAGTTTCAAGCTAGAGAGGAAGAGATTGAGAGAAAGAAGATGGAGGTGAGGGAGAAAGTCGAACTTCAATTAGGCCGTGCCGAAGAAGAAACAAGACGCTTGACACACATTTGGGAA GAACTTGAAGTGCTGGCTGACCCTTTGAGAAAAGACGTTGCAATTGCACGTAAGAAGATTGATATGGCAAATAAAGAGTTGAAACCTCTAGGCCAGAGCTGCCAGAAGAAG GAGAAAGAATACAAAGAAGCCCTGGAAGCATTCAAcgaaaagaacagagaaaaagCTCAGCTAGTAGCCACATTAATGGAG CTGCTGACTGAGAGTGAAAAACAGAGGATGAAGAAGCTGGAAGAGCTGAACAAGATCATGGAGTCCATACGCTGA
- the LOC18102772 gene encoding uncharacterized protein LOC18102772, which produces MQSRKPEDYIAQSPSAKTRNQHRTEVGHESHPAPRRHAVDRSPRVQQRRSLSPRRKVEGTRKVVHGEGRSSSTERRDSSWHLGAGRTEKVRSGSPQYAQERKKPRFDEGVVHRKYRQVEEHVDGKSNRLKRGYGYDHHAASSRASKEKDYRDNRGVGIDGHGMMGQKSVPEEDGMIRGSYRVPRDLVPNSNYGDTGSHIQSMSRNMDSGHFDDEELQFRETIPSDKIPARRFYEEGEKPMFHSRYVPYTRMSAPHSKDLESAPRYKDFAGSSSGFSRSEFPGSYREGMPLAASDEYPRSSIKHTEPTNFNTYRERSVMDIRDYEASKRIMTSYPQGAYNPKRPSHDHYFYSKSQEIVDDNHAYPSDDVHRMMSPPSPLNYEHAQTDFEHREISRMSMHHVRDRTDHTDGSFINVRRSTVFDHPTIQRQAPMENLDTGRIQNTSKHNVEYLGSAYTQVDRGQGELQDNRRSHSGVTQDRQVPHLRPNYGFGRDAGPQFQKEILHDPPMPIYDMEMKRFAAQRQRMRGELASYEPPDKAFNRNYVMEEEINRHDRKYIVEEDINRHDTRNIVSNKRNLPQEFEDLYESGEEWVDEDTGALHVSRTRRFDQSAYRNAKRTYDRDNFGDSASEDWLSSQDSSVHAQRDLIRDYKPGAKYMKGHPRSGPLSWYNSHQTDKKSVHRQHRIWKRNDDYGNDANINDDDQPEDWVNLGEAEPREGSEEFKQLVDEAFLLFSKRLNLNTAVRRRYKEQGKAGSLFCIVCGKSSSKEFMAAQNLVQHAFMSHKIGLRAQHLGLHKAICVLMGWNSSVPCDAITCAPEILPDEEAFAQKEDLMLWPPLVVIHNISMSNNNPEQQKVIPIEGVEAFLRGKGIVGGKIKVCLGKPADQSVMLVKFLGTFTGLGNAEKLHKYFAEKKHGREEFEHNTSNNINNSNSLEEETQGGQLEEHLLYGYLGIAEDLDRLDFNTKKRILIKSKKEIQELANAPVKTDDKSLNK; this is translated from the exons ATGCAGTCTAGGAAGCCTGAAGATTACATCGCACAGTCTCCATCTGCAAAGACACGTAATCAACATAGAACTGAAGTTGGACATGAGTCTCATCCTGCTCCTCGCCGTCACGCAGTGGATCGGTCTCCACGCGTGCAGCAGCGAAGGAGTTTAAGCCCTCGTAGGAAGGTTGAGGGTACTAGAAAGGTAGTTCATGGGGAGGGAAGGAGCAGCTCGACCGAAAGAAGGGACTCTAGTTGGCATTTGGGTGCAGGTAGGACTGAAAAAGTCCGGTCTGGTTCCCCACAGTACGCCCAAGAGCGTAAAAAACCTCGTTTTGATGAGGGGGTTGTGCATAGGAAATACAGGCAAGTTGAGGAACATGTTGATGGTAAAAGTAATAGATTGAAGCGAGGCTATGGATATGATCATCATGCTGCATCTTCTAGAGCGAGTAAAGAGAAGGATTATCGTGATAACAGGGGCGTGGGTATTGATGGGCATGGCATGATGGGGCAGAAATCAGTGCCTGAGGAAGATGGTATGATAAGAGGGTCATATCGGGTGCCTCGAGATTTGGTTCCCAACTCAAATTATGGAGATACTGGATCACATATACAGTCAATGTCTCGGAATATGGATAGTGGCCACTTTGATGATGAAGAACTTCAATTTCGAGAGACTATACCATCAGATAAGATTCCGGCCAGGAGATTTTACGAAGAAGGGGAAAAACCTATGTTTCATTCAAGATATGTTCCGTACACCAGGATGTCAGCTCCTCACTCTAAGGATTTGGAAAGCGCTCCTCGATATAAAGATTTTGCGGGTTCATCTTCTGGATTCTCAAGGAGTGAGTTTCCAGGTTCTTATAGAGAAGGCATGCCCTTAGCTGCTTCAGATGAATATCCAAGGAGCAGCATAAAACACACAGAACCTACGAATTTTAACACATATAGGGAAAGGTCAGTTATGGACATAAGAGACTATGAGGCTAGTAAGAGAATTATGACAAGTTATCCGCAGGGTGCCTATAATCCTAAAAGGCCCTCGCATGATCATTACTTCTACTCCAAATCACAAGAAATTGTGGATGACAATCATGCATATCCATCTGACGATGTACACAGAATGATGTCTCCACCTTCTCCATTGAACTATGAGCATGCTCAAACAGATTTTGAGCATAGAGAAATTTCAAGAATGAGTATGCACCATGTTAGAGACAGGACTGATCACACTGATGGTTCCTTTATAAACGTGAGAAGGAGCACTGTATTTGACCATCCCACAATACAAAGGCAAGCACCCATGGAGAACCTTGATACAGGCAGAATACAAAACACATCAAAGCACAATGTGGAATATTTGGGTTCAGCATATACTCAAGTTGATCGTGGACAGGGAGAGTTACAAGATAATAGGAGATCTCATTCGGGTGTCACACAGGATCGCCAAGTCCCACATTTGAGACCAAATTATGGGTTTGGAAGAGATGCAGGTCCACAGTTTCAAAAGGAAATATTGCATGATCCTCCTATGCCAATATATGACATGGAAATGAAGAGATTTGCTGCCCAGAGGCAAAGAATGAGGGGAGAGCTTGCCTCGTATGAGCCACCAGATAAAGCATTCAACCGAAACTATGTAATGGAGGAAGAAATAAATAGGCATGACAGAAAGTACATTGTGGAGGAAGATATAAATAGGCATGATACAAGAAATATTGTGTCAAACAAACGGAATTTACCTCAAGAATTTGAAGATCTTTATGAAAGTGGTGAGGAATGGGTAGATGAAGATACAGGTGCTTTACATGTGTCCAGGACTCGGAGGTTTGACCAGAGTGCATATAGAAATGCTAAAAGGACATACGATAGAGATAATTTTGGAGATTCTGCATCTGAAGACTGGTTGTCTTCTCAAGATTCCTCGGTGCATGCACAAAGGGATTTGATTAGAGATTATAAACCTGGTGCTAAATATATGAAGGGTCATCCGAGATCTGGTCCTTTAAGTTGGTATAACTCACACCAGACTGATAAAAAAAGTGTTCATAGACAGCATAGGATTTGGAAAAGAAATGATGATTATGGCAATGATGCAAATATAAATGATGATGACCAGCCAGAAGATTGGGTAAATCTCGGGGAGGCTGAACCACGTGAGGGCTCTGAGGAATTCAAGCAACTGGTGGATGAAGCCTTCTTACTGTTttcaaaaagattaaatttgaaCACAGCAGTTCGAAGAAGATACAAGGAGCAAGGAAAAGCTGGTAGTTTGTTCTGCATCGTATGTGGCAAAAg CTCATCAAAGGAGTTCATGGCTGCTCAAAACCTGGTACAGCATGCGTTTATGTCCCACAAGATTGGGCTGAGAGCGCAACACTTGGGTCTTCACAAGGCAATATGTGTTTTGATGGGGTGGAATAGTTCTGTGCCTTGTGACGCAATAACATGTGCTCCTGAGATCTTGCCTGATGAAGAAGCTTTTGCTCAGAAAGAGGATTTGATGCTCTGGCCTCCACTTGTTGTCATCCACAACATTTCTATGTCAAACAACAACCCAGAACAACAGAAGGTCATACCTATTGAAGGGGTTGAGGCTTTTCTGAGAG GTAAAGGTATTGTTGGGGGTAAAATCAAGGTATGCCTAGGAAAACCTGCCGACCAAAGTGTTATGTTGGTAAAGTTTTTGGGAACTTTTACTGGACTCGGAAATGCAGAGAAGCTTCACAAATATTTTGCAGAGAAGAAACACGGGAGAGAAGAATTTGAGCATAACACATCCAACAACATTAACAACAGCAATAGTTTGGAAGAAGAAACTCAAGGAGGCCAGTTGGAGGAGCACCTACTATACGGGTACCTGGGAATTGCTGAGGACTTGGACAGGCTTGATTTTAATACCAAGAAGAGGATTCTAATAAAGAGCAAGAAGGAAATTCAAGAGCTGGCAAATGCTCCTGTTAAAACTGATGATAAGTCGCTGAATAAATAG